GGACGTGGCCAACCGCCTCGAACTCTACGTCTACGCCACCAAGCACGGCATCTCCTGAGCCAGCACTCCGCGACCACCCCCCCTGTAAGCCCCCTCCCACAAGGCGTCTAGGACATATGTCCTAGACCGCCACGGCAATACCTCCCCCTCAAAAAGGTAGTTTTGACGGATGGCAACAAACCGGCCGATCCGTAAGATTCAACTCATGCGCTGCGTATCGCTTCACACGGTACGGCGGCAAGAGGACAGGAGCGAACGTGTACGAAATCGATCAGAAGCGGGAAGACAATCCGGAGCAGCAGTATGAAAGAAGCGGCAGCCCGGCGATGTCGTACCTGGTCCTGAGCGTCCTGCTCGCAGTCGTCTGTTTCATCGCGGCGATGGCCGTGTGGACGAGCGCATGAAGCCCAACCCATTTAAAACCCTGAAAGGAAATACCATGAACTTCATCGCTAACCTGATCAAAGAAGAAGACGGCGTCACCGCAATCGAGTACGCACTGATTGCCTCGCTGATCGCCGGCGTCATCATTGCCGCAGTCAGCCTGCTGGGCGGCAACATCAGCACCCTGTTCAGCACCCTGGCAGCGCGTGTCTCGGCCAAGGCCCCGACCGCCACCACCCCGTAATCCCGCTGTAGCCGCCGCACGCGGCCTTACTTCCGGCACTGATCGTTCGTGCCGGATTTTTTTTGCCCGGAGCCCATCTTGACAAGCCTGCCACTCCTGCTGCTGTTTGCACTACTTGGCGCCGCCGTCTGGCACGACGTGCGCGCGCGCCGCATCCCGAATGCCATCGTGTTCCCTGGCATGCTGGCTGCGTTCGCGCTGCACGCGCTGCTGCCGGCGGGGCAGGGCCTGTTCGGCGCGGAGCCGGGCGGGCTGGGACTGCTGCAGTCGCTCTGCGGCTGGGGCCTGGGCCTGGCGCTGCTGCTGCCGATGTATGCGCTGCGCCTGATGGGCGCCGGCGACGTCAAGCTGCTGGCGATGGTCGGCGCTTTTGTCGGCGCGGGCCAGATCCTGACGGTCGGCATGTTCACCCTGGTGGCCGGCGGCGTGCTGGCGCTGGCCTTCGCGGCGTGGCAGGGCAGCCTGCGGCGCCTGGTGGCCAATGCCTACCACATGGCCATGCACACGACTTTCTCGGCGCTGGCCGGCAGCATCGCCGCGCCGGTGACGCCGCCCGAAGCCGCCAGCGGCCGCCTGCCGTACGCGGTGGCGATCGCAGTGGCGAGCGTCGGCTGCGTGCTGTGGATCCGCGTGCACGGGGAGCTGCCGCTGTGAGCAACGCCCTGCTGGCCCCGGCCAACGCCCGCGCCCCGCGCACGGTGGACGATACCGGCCTGCCGTTCCTGTTCCTGGCCGAGCTGATCTCGAAGGTGCTCTACCAGCGCGGCCAGCTGCGCCTGGCGGAACTGGCGCTGCACCTGAAACTCAACGTCAGCGTCATCGATCCGCTGGTCGCCTTCCTGCGCGCCGAAAAGCTGTGCGAGATCGCGCGCGTCGGCACCAGCGGCACCGATGCCGACCTGTCGTACATCCTGACCGACGCCGGCCGCGCGCGCGCCGCCAACGCCGTCGGCCGCAACGCCTATGCCGGCCCGGCGCCGGTGACGCTGGCCGCCTACACCGCCCAGGTGAAAGCCCAAAGCGTGGCGGCGATGCAGGTCACGCGCCAGGCCATGGCGGCCGCCTTCGATGGCATCGTGGTCAATCCGCTGGTGCTCGACCAGTTGGGCGCGGCGATGAACTCTAGCCGCGCCATCTTCTTGCACGGCCAAGCCGGCAGCGGCAAGACCTACCTGGCCGAGCGCCTGCGCGACCTGCTGGTCGGGACGATCTCGGTGCCGTATGCGCTGATGGTGGACGGCGAAGTGATCCCGTTTTTCGACGCCGTGCAGCACGTGGTGGCCGACGAGGGCATCGCCTCGGCGAATGGCCTGGACCGTGGCAGTGCGCCGGACGCGCGCTGGGTGCGCGGTGTGCGCCGTCCGGCGGCACTGGCCGGCGGCGAACTGACGCTGGACATGCTGGACCTGCGCTTCGATCCGCACACCCGCCTGTACCAGGCGCCGCCGCACCTGAAGTCGAACAACGGCATCTTCATCATCGACGACCTGGGGCGCCAGCGCTGCACCCCGGAAGCGCTGATGAACCGCTGGATCGTGCCGATGGACCGCAACGTCGACTATTTGACGCTGCACACCGGCCACAGCTTCCAGATCCCGTTCGACGTGATCGTTGTGTTCTCGTCGAACTTCGTGCCGCAACGCCTGTCGGATGGCGCTTTTCTCCGCCGCCTTGGCTACAAGATCGAGGTGCCGGCGGCGTCCAGCGCCGAGTATGCGACGTTGTTCCGCCAGGCCTGCGCCGGCATCGGCGTGGAATTCGATGCCGCGGTGTTCGACTACCTGCTGGCGCGCCACGGCGAGCGCAAGGTGCCGCTGCTGGCCTGCTACCCGCGCGACCTGATGCGCCAGCTGCGCGACCTGGCGCGCTACGAGGAGCGCCGTCCCGAACTGTCCCGTCGCACCATCGACTGGGCCTGGGACAACTATTTCGCCGCCGGCGCCCCCGGCCGGCCTTTGGAGACTGAACGCCGCGACCGCGGCACCATGGAGTACAGCAATGCGTAATTCGAAAGCGATCCTGATCATCGGCGTGGCCCTGGTGCTGGCGCTGGGCGCCGTCGTGATGGCCGCCAAGTGGATGGGCGAACAAGGCCCGGCCGGCACCCGCGTGGTGGTGGCGGTGGCGAACATCAACCAGGGTTCGCGCCTGGCGCCGACCAGCCTGCAACTGGCCGACTGGCCCGCGACCTCGGTTCCCCCCGGCGCGGTTACCGACATCAAGGCGCTCGAAGGCCGCATCGCCCGCAGCGAGATCCTGGTCGGCGAGCCGATCCTCGAATCGAAGCTGGCCCCGAAAGGCACGCTGGGCGGCCTGTCGTCGGTGGTCACCGCCGGCAAGCGCGCCATGACGGTGCGCGTCAACGACGTGGTGGGTGTGGCGGGCTTCGCGCTGCCGGGCAATTACGTCGACATCCTGGTCAACCTGCAGGCGACCGGCAGCGACCTGGCCGCCTCGCCATCGATCTCGAAGATCGTGCTGGAGCGGATCCTGGTGCTGGCCGTGGCCCAGGAATCGGCGGTCGACGACAGCAAGCCGCGCGTAGTGAACGCCGTGACCCTGGAGCTGACCCCGGAACAGGTCGAGAAGCTCGACCTGGCGCGCTCGATCGGCGAACTGTCGCTGGTACTGCGCAACCAGATCGATCCGCAGCCGGCCGCCACCAGCGGCGCCACCCGCGAGTCGGTGCTGGGCCTGCCGGAACGCGCGGCCGCCCAGCCCCAGCCGGCCCCCGAAGTCATCCACGAGCCGGCGCCGCGTGCGGCCGCCCCGGCGCGCCAGGGCGCCCCGCGCACCGACGGCGTGCTCGTGATCCGCGGCCTGGACGCCGCTTCGCAAAGCTTTTGATTGAAGACCCCATCATGAATCCATCGTTCGACAAGACCCTGCTGGCCATGAGCCTGACCCTTGCACTGGCCATGCTTTCCGGCTCGGCTTCGGCCGCTGACTGCATCGACCTGCGCAGCGACACCAGCCCGCGCCTGGAACTGGTGCGCGGCAAATCGGTCATCAAGCGTTTCTGCACCCCGGCCAGCCAGGTCACGGTGGGCGACCCGAACGTCGCCAACGTGGTGGTCCCGAATTCGGGTGAGGTCGTGATCGTGGCGCGCAGCGTCGGCACCACCAACCTGATCGTGTCGAACCGCGACAAGAAGTCGACCGTCATCGACATCGCCGTCGGTATCGACACCGCCGCGCTGCGCAGCCAGTTCGATGCGCTGTTCCCGCAAGAGAAGGACATCCGCATCGGCAGCAGCGGCAACGCCCTGATCCTGTCGGGCATGGTGAGCGACGCCGTCGTCGCCAGCCAGCTGATGGAACTGGCCGGCGCCTTCCAGGCCGCGGCGTCCGCCGGCGCCGAAGGCGGTGCCGGCGCGGGCAGCCCGTCGCCGGCCGGCGTCGGCGCTCCGCCGGCCGCGGCTGGCGCCGGTGCTGCCGCAGGAGCGCCTGCGACCGGTCCCAAGGTGCTCAATATGCTGTCGGTGGCGGCACCGCAGCAGGTGATGCTCGAGGTGAAGATCGCCGAAGTGTCGAAGTCGCTGGTCGACCAGCTGGGCGCCAAGGCCGGCTATACCAAGACCAATGGCAGCTGGACCTATGGCGTGGTCTCGAGCCTGCTCAGCGGCGGCGCCGGCAGCATCGGCGGCGTCGGCAGCGGCATCAAGGAACTGACGATCGACGGCGAGAAGCGCGACGGCCTGGTCAAGATCCTGGCCGAGCCGAACGTGATGGCCGTCAGCGGCCAGGAAGCGAGCTTCCTCGCCGGCGGCAAGATCTTCATCCCGGTCGCGCAGTCGAGCGGCACCGGCACCCCGACCATCACTCTCGAAGAGAAGGAATACGGCGTGGCCGTGAAATTCATGCCGACCGTGCTGGCCGGCGGCCGTATCAACCTGCGCGTGGCGCCGGAAGTGTCGGAACTGAACCGCGAAGGCATCGGCATCGCCGCCGGCAACGGCAGCGCGACCGCGATCCTGCCGTCGTTCACCACCCGCCGCGCCTCGACCACGGTGCAGCTGCTGGACGGCCAGAGCTTCGCCATCGGTGGCCTGATCCGCAACAACGTGACCAGCAATATCAAGCGCTTCCCCTTCCTGGGCGAGGTGCCGGTGCTGGGCACGCTGTTCCGCAGCAGCGACTTCCAGAACGACCGCACCGAGCTGGTGTTCATCGTGACGCCGCGCCTGGCCAAGCCGATGGAAGCCGTGCCGGCGCTGCCGACCGACCATTACGTGCAGCCGACCCGCGCCGAGTTCCTGCTGGGCGGCCAGCACGAAGGTAAACCTGCCGCCGCCGCCACGTCGAAGGAGTAATCATGAACACCACCATCCGCGCCAGCCTGCTGGCATCCCTGACGCTCCTGGCCGGCTGCGCCACCGAAGGCCCGGCCACCAACGGCGACAGCGTGCGCGCCATGTTCGCCGCGCAGACCGCGGCGCCGCAGCCGCGCGTGGAGCAGGGTAGCGACGCCCGCGCCGCCGTCTCGGCCTATGTCAACTACCAGGGTACCTACGCTAACCCGACGGCCCAGGCCGACGGCGGCGCGTTCGGCGGCAAATAAGAGAAACGACCATGAAGATCGCAGTCCTTTCGCGCGACGAGCGCCACCTGATCGAGCTGTCGCGCCAGTTGCGCGCCCGTCCCGGCAGCGACGAAGTCGACATGATCGCCGGCACCGCCGCGCGCCTGTCGACCATGGCCGACGAAGCCGTGCCCGACCTTTTGATCGTCGATGCCCCGCGTGCCGACGAAGGTGAACTCGACCAGCTCGAGCGCCTGGGCCACCTGTTCCCGCGCATGGCCTTCATCGTGCTGTCCGAAGACCTGTCGCAGGACTTCCTGCTGCGCGCGATGCGCGCCGGCGTGCGCGAAGTGCTGGCGGCGCGTCCGCAGCCGGCCGACCTGGTCGCCGCGGTCGACCACGTGGCCGAGAAACTGGGCAGCCAGGGCGCGGCCCAGGGCCGGGTGCTGGCCTTCATCTCGTGCAAGGGCGGCAGCGGCGCGACCTTCCTGGCGACCAACCTGGCTTACGCGCTGAGCGCCGGCGGCGCCAAGCGCGTGGCCCTGATCGACATGAACCTGCAGTTCGGCGACGCTTCGCTGTTCGTCTCGGACAACAAGCCGCTGGCCACCCTGTCCGATGTCGCGACCCAGATCCACCGCCTGGACCCGTCCTTCCTGTCCTCGAGCATGGTCGCCGTCACGCCGAACTTCAGCGTGCTGGCCGCACCGTCCGATCCGGCCCACGCCAGCGACGTCAAGCCCGAGCACATCGACGCCATCATCAAGCTGGCGCGCCGCCAGTACGACTTCGTCGTGCTCGACGTCGGCCGCAGCCTGGACCCGGTCAGCGTGCGCGCGCTGGACCATGCCGACACCATCTATCCGGTCCTGCAGACTACCTTGCCGTATATCCGTGACGGCAAGCGCCTGTTGACGGTGTTCCGCAACCTGGAGTACGGCAGCGACAAGGTCGAGCTGATCGTCAACCGCCACGACAATAACAGCGACATCCGCATGAAGGACCTGGAAGAGGCGTTCGACACCACGCACCTGCGCACGATGCCGAATCACTACGACGCCGCCGCCAAGTCGGTCAACCAGGGCGTGCCGATCACGCGTCTGGCGCCGGACAGCCAGCTGAGCGCGGCCTTGATGACGATGGCGCGCGGCCTGACCGGCGAAGCCGCGCCTGTGCAGGGCGCGGGACTGATGGCGCGCCTGTTCAAGCGCCGCAAGACCGACGTATAAATAGGGAAAGCCCGAGATGAACATGCTTCCACCATCCTCGCTGCGCGAGCGCCTTGCCAGCGGCAGCGCCGCGCCGAAGCCGGTCGCCCAGCGCGCCGGTCCAATCGACAACCGCGCCTACCACCAGTTGAAGGCCCGCATCCACGAGGCGCTGCTCGACCGCGTCGACCTGGAAAGCATGCAGCGCCTGAACCAGGACCAGATCCGCCAGGAGCTGCGCCTGCTGGTCGAGCGCCTGCTCGAAGAAGAGATGGTCGTCATCAACGACGCCGAGCGCAAGACCCTGACCCGCGATATCCAGAACGAGATGCTGGGCTTCGGTCCGCTCGAGCCGCTGCTGGCAGATCCAAGCGTGTCGGATATCCTGGTCAATACGCATAAACAGGTGTACGTCGAGCGGCGCGGCAAGCTGGAGCTGACCGACGTCACCTTCACCGACGACGCCCACCTGATGAAGATCATCGACAAGATCGTCTCGCGCGTGGGCCGCCGCATCGACGAATCGAGCCCGATGGTCGACGCGCGCCTGCCGGACGGCTCGCGCGTGAACGCGATCATCCCGCCGCTGGCGATCGACGGCCCGGTGATGTCGATCCGCCGCTTCAGTGCCGACCCGCTGCGCCTGGCCGACCTGGTCTCCTACGGCAGCATGACGGCCGACATGGCCGAGGTGCTGCAGGGCCTGGGCAAGGCCAAGGTCAATATCCTGATCTCGGGCGGCACCGGCAGCGGCAAGACCACCATGCTGAACGTGATCTCGGGCTTCATCAGCCACTATGAGCGCGTGGTGACGGTCGAAGACGCGGCCGAGCTGCAGCTGCAGCAGCCGCACGTCGTGCGCCTGGAAACCCGTCCGGCGAACATCGAGGGCAAGGGCGAAGTGAGCCAGCGCGCGCTGGTCAAGAACGCGCTGCGGATGCGCCCCGACCGCATCATCCTGGGCGAGGTGCGCGGCGAAGAGGCGATGGACATGCTGGGCGCCATGAACACCGGCCACGAAGGCTCGATGGCGACTATCCACGCCAACACCCCGCGCGACGCCCTGACTCGCCTGGAAAATATGATCAGCATGGCGGCGCCGAACCTGCCCCCAAAAGCCATGCGCCAGCAGATCGCGTCTGCGGTGGGCGTGGTGGTGCAGGTATCGCGCCTGACCGACGGCAAGCGCAAGGTGCTGTCGATCTCGGAAGTGACGGGCATGGAGGGTGAAGTCATCACGATGCAGGAGATCTTCACGTTCCGCCAGACCGGCGTGGCCGACGACGGCGCCGTGATCGGCCATTCGACCGCCACCGGCGTGCGCCCGCACTTCGCCGAGCGCCTGCGCACCTTCGGCGTGAACCTGGCGCCGCACATCTTCGAGCCGCGCTGAGCCCCCCATGGACACCACTTTCATCCTGTTCGTCCTGATGCTGTTCGCGGCCGTGGTGCTGCTGGTGTGGGGCGTGGTCGCCGTCTGGCAGGCCAGCCGCGACCCCGAGGCCGAGCGCATCGCGCGCCGCCTGCGCGGCGTGATCAGGAGCGACACGCGCCAGGAAGACGTCACCATCACCAAGGACCGCCGGCTGTCCGACAACCCCGAGCTCGAGCCGCTGCTGCGCCGCCTGCCGGGCGCCCGTCGCCTGGACCGGATGCTGATGCAGGCCGGCAGCGCGCAACTGGTGGCCTCGCTGCTGGCGGTGTGCGCGGCCTGTTTCGGCGCCGGCCTGGTGGTGGCGCTGGTGCTGCGCCTGCCGCTGCCGGCGCTGCTCGGCTGCGCGCTGGGCGCGGCCGCTCTTCCCCTGCTGCGCCTGGTGCGCGCGCGCGACGCGCGCATGGTGCGCTTCGAGCGCCAGCTGCCCGAGGCCTTGGACATGATGAGCCGCGCGATGCGCGCCGGCCACGCCTTCCCGACCGCGCTGAAACTGGTGGCCGACGAAGTGGCGGCGCCGCTGGGCGAGGAATTCAAGATCGCGTTCGACGAGGTGAATTTCGGCGTGTCGATGGCCGACGCCCTGAACAACCTGGCGCAGCGCGTGCCGAGCATGGACCTGCAGTATTTCGTGGTCGCGGTGCTGATCCAGCGCGAGAGCGGCGGCAACCTGACCGAGCTCCTGACCTCGATCTCCAACATCATCCGCGACCGCCAGAAGCTGGCCGGCCAGGTGCGGGTGCTGTCGGCCGAAGGCCGCATCTCGGCCTGGGTGCTGTGCCTGCTGCCCTTTGGCGCCGGCGCGATGATGTACGCGGTGAACCCGGAAACGATGGGTGTGCTGATCAACGACCCGGTGGGCCGCCAGCTGAGCGGCGCGGCGCTGGGCATGATGGCGTTCGGGGTGCTGGCGATCCGCAAGATCGTGCGCATCCGCATGTAACAAGGACAATCCAATGACAATGCCTCAAATCCTGATGCTGGCGGCGATGTTCGTGCTGGTCTTCGGCGTGGCCGTGGGCGCCATGCTGCTGCTCACGCGCGACCCGGTCAAGGCGCGCCTGGTAGCGCTCGACGAGCGCGACTCCCCACGGACCGCGCGCAGCGACGGCTGGCGCGAGCGCCTGGCGCGCCTGGCCGAGCCGCTGGCCAAACTGTCGGTCCCGGCCGACGGCTGGGAGACTTCGCCGGTGCGCCTGCGCTTCATCAACGCCGGCTGGCGCTCACCGTCGGTGCCGGGCCTGTTCCACGCCGGTAAGACGGCCTTGACGATCGGCCTGCCGCTGCTGGTGTATATCGCGCTGCCGCACGATAACGAGCGTCCGCTGGTGCTGACTTTCCTGTTCCTGGTCGGCTCGGCCGCGATCGGCTACTACGTGCCGGACATCGCGCTCAAGCGCCGCATCGCCAATCGCCAGCGCGAGATCTTCGAGAGCTTCCCGGACGCGCTGGACCTGATGACGGTGTGCGTGGAGGCGGGCCTGGCGATGGACGCCGCGCTGGCGCGGGTGGGCAACGAGATCGGGCTGAAAAGCCCGGTGCTGGCCGAGGAACTGCAGCTGGTGACGCTGGAACTGCGCGCCGGCAGCAGCAAGGAAAAGGCGCTGCGCAACCTGGCGCTGCGCACCGGCGTCGAGGACGTCGATGCGCTGGCCAAGATGCTGATCCAGGCCGAGCGCTTCGGCACCAGCGTCGGCACCGCGCTGCGCGTGCAATCGGACCAGTTGCGAACGCGCCGGCGCCAGCTGATCGAGGAGAAGGCGGCCAAAATCGCGACCAAATTGCTGTTTCCGCTGATCTTCTGCATCTTCCCGGCGCTGCTGGTGGTGTTGCTGGGGCCGGCGGTGTTGCAGATCATGCGGTCGGTGATGACGGTCGCGACGTGATCTGGAACACAAGGTGTTGGTCGGCTTTCATGGGGCGATGACCGCCATACAGGAAACGTATGACTGAAGACATTCTGAGATAGTTGATTCGTGAATGACGAACATCATGAATCGCAATTTGATTTCTATCTTGGAGAGCCCATACTGGAGTCATACCAGATCACACACGAAAGAGAACATCATGTCCACCCTGTCGCTCCGCCCAACCTTCGCTGCCCAACTGTCGGCCTTCGCCACCACCCTCGCGAACTTCGTGCGTGCGAAAGCGGCTCCAGTCTCGGTCGCACGCAGCGCCGATGCCGGCGACGTCTGGGCCCTGTACCGCATGACCCGCGGCGCCGATGCCGTCTCGCCTGCCGTTGCCCGCCGCCTGGAAGCGCACGCGCAGACGAACTAAGCCGCCTTCCTGCAAGTGCCTGGAATAAACGCCCTGCCTCGAGCAGGGCGTTTTGCTTACTGGGTCTCGGCCGGCTCGTGGAATTCGTCGGCGCGCGAGAAGAGGTCCCAGGCTGCGATGAACAGCGCAGCGATCACCGGCCCGATGACGAAGCCGTTGAGGCCAAACAGCGCCATCCCGCCCAGGGTCGACAGCAGGATCACGTAGTCGGGCAGCTTAGTGTCCTTGCCGACCAGGATCGGGCGCAGGATGTTGTCGACCAGGCCAATCACCAGCACTCCGTAGGCGGCAAGCACGATGCCTTGCCAGATATCGCCGGTCGCCAGGAAGTAGATCGCCACCGGCCCCCATACCAGCGCCGCGCCGACTGCCGGCAGCAGCGACAGGAAGGCCATCACCACGCCCCACAGCAGGGCGCCGCTGACGTCCAGCAGCCAGAAGATCAGGCCGCCAAGCGCGCCTTGCGCCATCGCGACCAGCACATTGCCCTTGACCGTGGCGCGGATCACGGTCGTGAAGTTCTGGAACAGGCGTCCCTTGTATTCCACGGACAGCGGCACCGCGCGCTGGATGCGCGCCGCCAGGATGCGGCCGTCGCGCAGCAGGAAGAACAGCAGGTACAGCATGATGGTCATGCTGACCACGAAGTCGAGCGTGTTGCGGCCGATGTTGAGCGCGTAGTGGGCCGTGGCCTGGCTGATCTGGGCCGCGCCCTGGGTGATCTTTTCTTGCAGCGACGCCAGGTTGGTCAGTTCGAAGCGCTCGAGCAGGGAAATCGCCCAATCGGGCAGGGCGCGGATCACCAGGTTGAAGTAAGAAGCGAAATTGACTTCGCCGGAGCTGACCCGGGCGTAGATGGCGGTGACTTCGTTGACCAGCGAGGCCGTGATGAGGGCCAGCGGCAGCAGCACCATCAGAATGATCACGAGCAGCGACAACAGGGCCGAGACAGTCGGCTTGCCTTTGGTTGCGCGCAGCAGGCGGGTCTGCAGCGGCGCAAAGATGATGGCGAACACCACGCCCCAGAACACCGCGCCCGAATAGGGCAGCAGGATCCAGATGAAAGCGATGGTGACGATCGCCAGTAACAGGAGGAAGGAGTTCTGCGGCAGTGTGTATTGCTTCATCGGCGAGAAAGAGGGCGGGGTGGTAAATGGATTAATGTTTCCAGATCATAAACCATGGCAATGCCGGTACGTCTGTCCTTTTTCACGGCGCGGTACGGCATCTAACAGATGCTTTGACTTTTCAACATATGTCGCTTGCTGACCACAGAGTCAATTCAATCGTGCGCATTGTTTAAATGACATCTTGCGATAATAAATTGTTGCCGCGTCAAGACACAGTCTGGCGGGCACTTGAACAACATTTTTTATCGGAGCCACCATGTCCCGTTACGCACCGCGCGCCTTTCCGTCCCGTACCACCATCGTCACCGCCCTGAAGGGCGCCATCCTGCTCGGCGCGGCAAGCGCCGGCATGGCCCAGGCCCAGCAGTCGCCGGCCCTCGACCGCATGAGCATTTCGGCCGGCGCATTCTACGCCGAGCCAAAAATCCACCTGGGCGGCGACACCAACTACGGCCGGATCGATACCCCGGATGAGAAGATCGACGACGTTACCCTGCCGCGCGTGAAGGCCGAACTGCTGATCGGCGACAGCCACGGCCTGTCGTTCGACTACTTCCGCTTCGACGAAGACTGGGCCGGCACCGCCAGCGGCGACACCGTCTACGAAGGCCGTCCGGTGAGCGGCACCATCAGCGCCGACGCCGACCTGCGCCTCGAGATGGCGCGCTTCTCGTATAAATGGTGGCTGGGCAAGGAAAAGAATGCCTTCGGCATCGGCCTGGGCGCCGCCTACCTGCGCGCCAAGATCTCCGGTTCGGTCGACGCCAACCTGAGCGCGTCGAACCCGGTCGAGAATTATTCGTGGAGCGGTTCGGCATCGGGCAGCGACAGCGTCTGGGCCCCGACCGTCGAACTCGCATGGCGTCATTCGCTGAACGAGCAATGGCGCCTGTACGCTGAAGCCTCGGGCATCAAGAAGAATGGCGGCACGGTCGAAGGCCATGTCTGGAACGGCTCGGTGGGCGTCGAATGGTTCCCGCACAAGAACGTCGGCCTGGTGCTCGACTACAACGTCCAGAAGATCGACCTGCACCGCAATGGCGACCGCACGGCCGACCTCGACCTGAAACTGAAGGGACCGTCGGCCTTCGTCAAGGTCCGCTTCTGACCCGCCTTGCGCACGGAACGCCGATCGAAAGACGTACTCAATTGCTTCCGGTCATAATACATAGTGTAGAAGCACTGATGTAGGGTGACACTGGGAGAACGATTGAACGCGGAACACCTGATCGGCTGTCATGACTGCGGTTGCCTGTACCACCGGGAACCGCTGAACTCGTGCGAGCGTGCGCGTTGCACCCGCTGCCGTCACGAGCTGTACCGCTGGCATGCCGGCGGGCCGCTGCGCCGGGCCGATTCGCTGGTGGCGCTGACGCTGGGCGCGGTGCTGGTATTCCTGCTGGCCCAGAGCTTCCCGATCGTCACGCTCGAGATGGGCGGCATCACGTCCGGCGCCACCCTGTTCCAGGCGGTGGGCGTGCTGTGGGCCGAAGGCATGCAGGTGATCGCGGCGATGGTGCTCTTGTGCGCGATCGTGTTTCCCGGCCTCGAACTCACCTCGCTGCTGTACGTCGCCATCGGCTTGCGCCGGGGCCGGCGCGTACCGGGCTTCAATCTCGTGCTGCGCGTGGTGCAGGGAGCGCGCCACTGGGCGATGACCGAGGTGCTGATGATCGGCATCCTGATCACGGTCATCAAGATGGCCGGCATGGCGCGGGTGGTGCCGCATCCGGGCCTGTTCGCGTTCGGCGTATTGACGGTCTTGTGCGCGCTCGTCATGCGCTACGAACCCAAGGCCTTGTGGGAACTGGCCGACCGCCTGGCGCCGCGCCCGAAGGCCGACGCCGGCCATCACGCCATCGCCCACGCCCCGG
This portion of the Telluria beijingensis genome encodes:
- a CDS encoding Flp family type IVb pilin; translation: MNFIANLIKEEDGVTAIEYALIASLIAGVIIAAVSLLGGNISTLFSTLAARVSAKAPTATTP
- a CDS encoding A24 family peptidase, whose amino-acid sequence is MTSLPLLLLFALLGAAVWHDVRARRIPNAIVFPGMLAAFALHALLPAGQGLFGAEPGGLGLLQSLCGWGLGLALLLPMYALRLMGAGDVKLLAMVGAFVGAGQILTVGMFTLVAGGVLALAFAAWQGSLRRLVANAYHMAMHTTFSALAGSIAAPVTPPEAASGRLPYAVAIAVASVGCVLWIRVHGELPL
- a CDS encoding ATP-binding protein, whose amino-acid sequence is MSNALLAPANARAPRTVDDTGLPFLFLAELISKVLYQRGQLRLAELALHLKLNVSVIDPLVAFLRAEKLCEIARVGTSGTDADLSYILTDAGRARAANAVGRNAYAGPAPVTLAAYTAQVKAQSVAAMQVTRQAMAAAFDGIVVNPLVLDQLGAAMNSSRAIFLHGQAGSGKTYLAERLRDLLVGTISVPYALMVDGEVIPFFDAVQHVVADEGIASANGLDRGSAPDARWVRGVRRPAALAGGELTLDMLDLRFDPHTRLYQAPPHLKSNNGIFIIDDLGRQRCTPEALMNRWIVPMDRNVDYLTLHTGHSFQIPFDVIVVFSSNFVPQRLSDGAFLRRLGYKIEVPAASSAEYATLFRQACAGIGVEFDAAVFDYLLARHGERKVPLLACYPRDLMRQLRDLARYEERRPELSRRTIDWAWDNYFAAGAPGRPLETERRDRGTMEYSNA
- the cpaB gene encoding Flp pilus assembly protein CpaB, with product MRNSKAILIIGVALVLALGAVVMAAKWMGEQGPAGTRVVVAVANINQGSRLAPTSLQLADWPATSVPPGAVTDIKALEGRIARSEILVGEPILESKLAPKGTLGGLSSVVTAGKRAMTVRVNDVVGVAGFALPGNYVDILVNLQATGSDLAASPSISKIVLERILVLAVAQESAVDDSKPRVVNAVTLELTPEQVEKLDLARSIGELSLVLRNQIDPQPAATSGATRESVLGLPERAAAQPQPAPEVIHEPAPRAAAPARQGAPRTDGVLVIRGLDAASQSF
- a CDS encoding type II and III secretion system protein family protein; amino-acid sequence: MNPSFDKTLLAMSLTLALAMLSGSASAADCIDLRSDTSPRLELVRGKSVIKRFCTPASQVTVGDPNVANVVVPNSGEVVIVARSVGTTNLIVSNRDKKSTVIDIAVGIDTAALRSQFDALFPQEKDIRIGSSGNALILSGMVSDAVVASQLMELAGAFQAAASAGAEGGAGAGSPSPAGVGAPPAAAGAGAAAGAPATGPKVLNMLSVAAPQQVMLEVKIAEVSKSLVDQLGAKAGYTKTNGSWTYGVVSSLLSGGAGSIGGVGSGIKELTIDGEKRDGLVKILAEPNVMAVSGQEASFLAGGKIFIPVAQSSGTGTPTITLEEKEYGVAVKFMPTVLAGGRINLRVAPEVSELNREGIGIAAGNGSATAILPSFTTRRASTTVQLLDGQSFAIGGLIRNNVTSNIKRFPFLGEVPVLGTLFRSSDFQNDRTELVFIVTPRLAKPMEAVPALPTDHYVQPTRAEFLLGGQHEGKPAAAATSKE
- a CDS encoding AAA family ATPase, producing MKIAVLSRDERHLIELSRQLRARPGSDEVDMIAGTAARLSTMADEAVPDLLIVDAPRADEGELDQLERLGHLFPRMAFIVLSEDLSQDFLLRAMRAGVREVLAARPQPADLVAAVDHVAEKLGSQGAAQGRVLAFISCKGGSGATFLATNLAYALSAGGAKRVALIDMNLQFGDASLFVSDNKPLATLSDVATQIHRLDPSFLSSSMVAVTPNFSVLAAPSDPAHASDVKPEHIDAIIKLARRQYDFVVLDVGRSLDPVSVRALDHADTIYPVLQTTLPYIRDGKRLLTVFRNLEYGSDKVELIVNRHDNNSDIRMKDLEEAFDTTHLRTMPNHYDAAAKSVNQGVPITRLAPDSQLSAALMTMARGLTGEAAPVQGAGLMARLFKRRKTDV
- a CDS encoding CpaF family protein; translated protein: MNMLPPSSLRERLASGSAAPKPVAQRAGPIDNRAYHQLKARIHEALLDRVDLESMQRLNQDQIRQELRLLVERLLEEEMVVINDAERKTLTRDIQNEMLGFGPLEPLLADPSVSDILVNTHKQVYVERRGKLELTDVTFTDDAHLMKIIDKIVSRVGRRIDESSPMVDARLPDGSRVNAIIPPLAIDGPVMSIRRFSADPLRLADLVSYGSMTADMAEVLQGLGKAKVNILISGGTGSGKTTMLNVISGFISHYERVVTVEDAAELQLQQPHVVRLETRPANIEGKGEVSQRALVKNALRMRPDRIILGEVRGEEAMDMLGAMNTGHEGSMATIHANTPRDALTRLENMISMAAPNLPPKAMRQQIASAVGVVVQVSRLTDGKRKVLSISEVTGMEGEVITMQEIFTFRQTGVADDGAVIGHSTATGVRPHFAERLRTFGVNLAPHIFEPR